Sequence from the Gammaproteobacteria bacterium genome:
GTTTAGATTTTCCCATTTCAAGAGAAACGAGACTGCCTAAAGAATCTTTGCAGCGGCGGAGTTCTTCACCGAGGGCTCGCACCACTTCGCCGCGCTTTGGTGCTGGAATCGTGCGCCATGTTAACTGGGCTTCCTTTGCCGTTTTGACAATGCGCTCATAATCTTCAAATGAGGTTCGATATACACTGGCGATAGGCTCGCCTGTCGCAGGATTAAAAGAAATAATTTCATCTCGGTTTTCATCGGACCACCAATTTGTTCCTGTACTTGCGCCTTTATTTTTAGCACCCAACTGAAGTGATTTAAGTAGCTCCATTCTTTTCTCCTATGCGTAATAATCACCAAAGCGATTATTAATTAATTCATCAAATGAAAATTCTTCTTGTTTAACAAAACCGCGATATTTTTGCGGATTATTCAAGACAATGTCTGCAACGGCACAAATACCTGAAGCTGTGGTCAATTGAATGGCTGACCACCGTTGACCATTAATAACTTTGGGATAAAACTTTTTGACGTAATTTTCCTCGATCAATAAATCATCTTGCATACCGGTCACTGAAACGTAAACCAAGACAACATCTTGATAAGTTTTAGGAATGGCATGTTCAAAAATACGTTTTAACGTTTCGCGATCATCATTCAATTTTAAATCATTCATGAGAAATTTTATTTTGGCGCAATGACCTGGATAGCGAATCGTTTTATAACTTAAGTGTTTAACTTTTTTATTATAAGTTTGCGCTAAACTGCCAATTCCTCCTGAAGTATTGAAAGCTTCGTAAGTTAAACCGTCTACTTTGATTTTTTCCAAGCCTTCAAGGGGTTGGAGAAGCACTTCTTCCCCGTGTTCAACGGCATAACACGGATTTCCATACTCATTAATCAAACCATCGGTTGACCAGGTTAAAGAGTATTGCAATGCATTACTAATATTAGTGGGTAAGGCACCGACGCGCATTTTTACCGTATCTAGTTTCGGAAAATTTTGCATGAGATGGTTTGCAATGATGCTAATAAAGCCAGGTGCCA
This genomic interval carries:
- a CDS encoding saccharopine dehydrogenase NADP-binding domain-containing protein — encoded protein: MTRQILVIGAGKIGTLITFLLANSNEYFVYLADIQADNKLVKRLDNLQNFTYVQLDASNAEVISQFVKEHKIEGIISSLPYYCNIPIARVAAENNIHYFDLTEDVETTETVLNIAKNASSTFVPQCGLAPGFISIIANHLMQNFPKLDTVKMRVGALPTNISNALQYSLTWSTDGLINEYGNPCYAVEHGEEVLLQPLEGLEKIKVDGLTYEAFNTSGGIGSLAQTYNKKVKHLSYKTIRYPGHCAKIKFLMNDLKLNDDRETLKRIFEHAIPKTYQDVVLVYVSVTGMQDDLLIEENYVKKFYPKVINGQRWSAIQLTTASGICAVADIVLNNPQKYRGFVKQEEFSFDELINNRFGDYYA